CTCTTTTTGGGCTTGGAGATCAAGAAGAGTACCCTGATCATTTCCTATCTGCTATGGGAACCATATATGAGAAGGTAGTCTCTTTAGGTGCAAATGTCGTAGGCTCATTTTCAACTGATGGCTTTGAGTTTGATGAGTCAACTGCCGTAGTTGATGGCATGTTTGTAGGTTTGGCACTAGATGAAGACAACCAAGATGATTTAAGCTCACAACGTATAAAATCATGGTGCGACTCAATCCGCCCTCACTTTGCATAGATATATTAAAAACACTTCGCTACAGGTTTTTGTAGTGAAGTCTCTAAAGCGCTCTCAAGCAAAATTTATCTCTAAAATTAGATAAATTTCTTTTGTTATTTTCTTATATTTTGCATCTTTATATTAGCTCTTTAGGGGTTACTGTTTTAAAATATCAACTAGGATATATATATGTCTAGGAAATTGCTGCTCCCCTTTAGTTTTCTTTTTTTCGCATATTTCGTAATTATTTCAGAGAATCTTACTGTTTTGCTAAGTGGCATTGCCATTTTCATAATCGGTATGTATTTTATGCAAGATGGCTTTAGGCTACTCTCCGGTGGTATTTTAGAAAAGCTACTTCAAAAGTTTACAAGCAACCTATTTTACTCCATTTTAACTGGGGTTATCTCAACTTCCCTTGTTCAAAGTTCAACTATTACCTCTCTAATCGTTATCTCTTTCTTGTCCGTTGAACTACTTACCTTAGTTCAAGGTGTTGGTATTATTTTTGGTACAAATCTAGGAAGTACAACAACCGCATGGATAATCTCTAGCCTAGGCGTAGATGTCAAAATCTCTCTATACGCTATGCCTCTTATAGTTTTTGGTGTTGT
This sequence is a window from Sulfurimonas hongkongensis. Protein-coding genes within it:
- a CDS encoding flavodoxin, with translation MKKIGLFYASSTGNTEDMATEIKESLSDLDITMHDVAQSASDEMTKYDALIIGVSTWGDGDLQDDWEDYIVNLDDAQLSGKTIALFGLGDQEEYPDHFLSAMGTIYEKVVSLGANVVGSFSTDGFEFDESTAVVDGMFVGLALDEDNQDDLSSQRIKSWCDSIRPHFA